A part of Rattus norvegicus strain BN/NHsdMcwi chromosome 4, GRCr8, whole genome shotgun sequence genomic DNA contains:
- the Vom1r88 gene encoding vomeronasal 1 receptor 88 — protein MSSSHTVLYFQAGLGVIANMFLPLFYIFIILSHRPKPMDLISCQLTFIHIMMILTAGDILLADILQSLKFGNDFKCKTTIYINRVMRGLSICVTCLLSVFQAVTISPNNSLLAKFKHKVQKCIIYAFFYIWSFNLLFSSRWFFYAAGFTNESVTNQMKVSKSCFLFPMNHILRGLMVTMAMSRDVFLVGVMLTTSAYMVIILFRHQRQCKHLHSIRHLRASPEKRATQTILLLVVFFVVMYWVDFVISFTSILLGVYDPVVLTVQISMMNVYPTITPLIQISSDKRIINVLKYLRSK, from the coding sequence ATGTCCTCATCACATACTGTCCTTTATTTCCAAGCTGGACTTGGAGTCATAGCCAATATGTTTCTCCCTTTGTTCTATATTTTCATAATCCTAAGTCACAGACCTAAGCCCATGGACCTGATCTCCTGTCAACTGACCTTCATTCACATAATGATGATCCTCACTGCAGGAGACATTTTGCTTGCAGACATATTACAGTCACTAAAATTTGGGAATGACTTCAAATGTAAGACAACTATTTACATAAACAGAGTGATGAGAGGCCTCTCTATCTGTGTCACCTGCCTGCTGAGTGTGTTCCAGGCTGTCACTATCAGTCCGAATAACTCTTTGTTGGCAAAATTTAAGCATAAAGTACAAAAATGCATCATCTATGCTTTTTTCTATATTTGGTCCTTCAATTTGTTATTTAGTAGTAGGTGGTTCTTCTATGCTGCTGGTTTTACCAATGAGAGTGTGACCAACCAGATGAAGGTCTCTAAATCCTGCTTTCTCTTCCCCATGAACCACATCCTCAGGGGATTGATGGTAACAATGGCAATGTCCAGAGATGTGTTTCTCGTAGGAGTCATGCTGACCACAAGTGCGTACATGGTGATTATCTTGTTCAGACATCAGAGGCAATGCAAGCATCTTCATAGCATCAGACACCTGAGAGCATCCCCTGAGAAAAGGGCCACCCAGACCATCTTGCTGCTGGTGGTTTTCTTTGTGGTTATGTATTGGGTGGACTTCGTCATCTCATTCACCTCAATCCTGTTAGGGGTCTATGACCCAGTCGTCCTGACTGTTCAGATATCTATGATGAATGTTTATCCTACAATTACTCCTTTGATACAAATAAGTTCTGATAAGAGAATAATTAATGTGCTGAAATATTTAAGgtcaaaatga